Proteins from one Camelina sativa cultivar DH55 chromosome 8, Cs, whole genome shotgun sequence genomic window:
- the LOC104707083 gene encoding uncharacterized protein LOC104707083 gives MVLRSSISNTRKFFQKTIDNFKLFFSNDGTYHKLPKAPNINAHHHPKSNIITPTSSTHKQFQPKPKDYVTTNRALTLEPRRGDRDETLLSQPKVNLVRLKLKEMEKMMNNDIISDEHYISDVREFLHCYSCLRYTAYRDVVEHFFMEVYSDFFNSHHHLEHTREAVQRRHPTVVRVGSYGGHQN, from the coding sequence atggtTCTAAGAAGCTCAATCTCCAACACAAGAAAGTTCTTCCAAAAAACTATTGACAACTTCAAGTTATTTTTCTCCAACGATGGTACTTATCACAAACTACCCAAAGCACCTAACATCAATGCACATCATCATCCAAAGTCCAACATCATCACACCAACATCATCCACACACAAACAGTTTCAACCGAAACCCAAAGACTATGTGACTACAAACAGAGCTTTGACTCTAGAACCGAGAAGAGGAGACAGAGACGAGACACTACTTTCCCAACCAAAGGTGAATCTTGTTCGTCTAAAGCtaaaggagatggagaagatgatgaataatGATATAATAAGCGATGAGCATTATATCTCAGATGTAAGAGAGTTTTTGCATTGCTACTCTTGCCTTCGTTATACTGCTTATCGCGACGTGGTTGAGCATTTTTTCATGGAGGTCTACTCTGATTTCTTTaactctcatcatcatctcgAGCACACCCGAGAGGCTGTACAAAGAAGGCATCCAACGGTGGTTCGAGTTGGATCGTACGGTGGCCATCAAAACTGA